A genomic stretch from Kribbella jejuensis includes:
- a CDS encoding TetR/AcrR family transcriptional regulator yields MTVTNRRARSPRGSGEDLRDALVTATAKLLETQDLNTLSVRTVTSATGVSPTALYLHFADLPELLRAVKARFFGELRDSLLAADGDVRSLAKAYLRYAREHEGRYAVMFHAHRRTDAPAAPAAELVELGWAAFEPLIAAVGAVLPDASDDELRETSLELWLALHGRAQLSVAMPWFELPDEDRYVDRLVRHLLGQPA; encoded by the coding sequence ATGACCGTGACGAACCGCAGAGCCCGTAGCCCGCGTGGGTCGGGGGAGGATCTGCGGGACGCGCTGGTCACGGCGACTGCGAAGTTGCTCGAGACGCAGGACCTGAACACGCTGTCGGTGCGGACGGTCACGTCGGCGACCGGCGTCAGCCCGACCGCGCTCTACCTGCACTTCGCCGACCTGCCGGAGCTGCTCCGCGCGGTCAAAGCGCGCTTCTTCGGCGAGCTCCGGGACAGCCTGCTGGCCGCCGACGGCGACGTCCGCTCGCTGGCCAAGGCCTATCTGCGGTACGCGCGCGAACACGAGGGCCGGTACGCCGTGATGTTCCACGCCCACCGCCGTACCGACGCCCCGGCCGCACCCGCCGCGGAGCTGGTCGAGCTCGGATGGGCCGCGTTCGAACCGCTGATCGCCGCGGTCGGCGCCGTCCTCCCGGACGCGTCGGACGACGAGCTCCGCGAGACCTCCCTCGAGCTGTGGCTCGCCCTGCACGGGCGCGCGCAGCTGAGTGTGGCAATGCCGTGGTTCGAGCTGCCGGACGAGGACCGGTACGTCGACCGCCTCGTCCGGCACCTCCTCGGTCAGCCCGCGTAG
- a CDS encoding SDR family NAD(P)-dependent oxidoreductase: MTDQRFSRRRVITTGAVAGVAAAAAGAAAGVAFAQSDTPPTMEASPRKRFENKVVLITGATSGIGRAAALLFAAEGGKVGFCGRREQLGRQVEAEIRSAGGEATYLRADVRVEDDVRNFVDGIAAEYGGLDVCFNNAGISIERPLHEYTTAEWDDVTNTNLRGNFLALKYEVPHLLKRGGGTVVVTSSSNAIATTEKRSAYTATKRGLVGLVQSAAHDYAARGIRINTLIPGTTNTELVRRLAGMMNVPDPVWNALAANWGKSHVHGLQRMATPNEIAVFALALASDDFPYLTASQLVIDGGKTAYAG, encoded by the coding sequence ATGACAGACCAGCGATTCAGCCGCCGCCGGGTGATCACGACCGGAGCAGTGGCCGGCGTCGCCGCCGCGGCAGCCGGGGCGGCGGCAGGCGTGGCGTTCGCCCAGAGCGACACGCCGCCGACGATGGAGGCCTCACCGCGGAAGCGGTTCGAGAACAAGGTCGTGCTGATCACCGGCGCGACCAGTGGGATCGGCCGGGCGGCGGCGCTGCTGTTCGCGGCCGAGGGCGGGAAGGTCGGGTTCTGTGGGCGCCGCGAGCAGCTCGGCCGGCAGGTCGAGGCGGAGATCCGGTCCGCCGGCGGCGAGGCGACGTACCTGCGGGCCGACGTCCGCGTCGAGGACGACGTACGGAACTTCGTCGACGGGATCGCCGCGGAGTACGGCGGGCTGGACGTCTGCTTCAACAACGCGGGGATCAGTATCGAGCGGCCGTTGCACGAGTACACGACGGCCGAGTGGGACGACGTGACCAACACCAACCTGCGCGGGAACTTCCTCGCGCTCAAGTACGAAGTACCGCACCTGCTGAAGCGCGGCGGTGGGACCGTCGTCGTCACCTCGTCGTCGAACGCGATCGCGACCACCGAGAAGCGGTCCGCGTACACCGCGACGAAACGCGGCCTGGTCGGCCTGGTCCAGTCGGCCGCGCACGACTACGCGGCGCGCGGTATCCGGATCAACACGCTGATCCCGGGGACGACCAACACCGAGCTCGTCCGCCGGCTGGCCGGCATGATGAATGTCCCCGATCCGGTCTGGAACGCCTTGGCCGCGAACTGGGGCAAGTCCCATGTCCACGGCCTGCAACGGATGGCGACGCCGAACGAGATCGCCGTCTTCGCGCTGGCGCTCGCCTCCGACGACTTCCCGTACCTGACCGCGTCGCAGCTGGTCATCGACGGTGGGAAGACCGCCTACGCGGGCTGA